A single window of Colletotrichum higginsianum IMI 349063 chromosome 8, whole genome shotgun sequence DNA harbors:
- a CDS encoding glutathione S-transferase domain-containing protein — translation MRDTLKQQHCASAPLSPMLQMPPTAPVSPFEVHPARSGAAVSSSPHGSLHLHAPQQQQEFCVSPAPTPDDVAGDGTVAATQFRLGPGTSPNAAIDMSGMEVPGPVFHPDLTRSQDVQSPSNGDVQNDHDERQQQHVVVPGDVGSFGQLDQPAYVQQARHHQVIPVPDQHGQFGILTPGPAIPDQSATGTAESLIGPSGFVPIDGTTAPGWRPHGSLLSSKWVMDPPNLDEWRQKLFDADGLIILTHEQFEAYFPHIDNVYSHRSTQTYKKKPFISHYWDCRLKGRPPGTKKSDDPNKKRRNRVSRKLNLCDVKIKITEYFPGATLHDVDDGTYGPLNGEQILNGAHTVLAPPGERDLRVAPATSSNLPAPGHKFWTIQRVNGHISISGTPGPHQHTLAKSDEVKRNSIQRYLAKHKNETDLVKNAGPMKATGKAHWTVKKREKESDLRLYSACYCPFSQRVWIALEAKGLQYQYCEEDPYKAPASRELLEANPRGTVPAIRQGDWACAESGVILEYINSRLVPAFYRLLREPEPAQQPQNIERLQEAIKDLVLAADEEGPFFLGSSLSLVDVHFAPFAVRLSRILQFRCGWTAPTPGLRWARWFDALENNVHIRATTSGRDVYAETVELLQIALDREGRLSF, via the exons ATGCGCGACACATTAAAGCAGCAACACTGCGCCtccgcccccctctcccccatGCTGCAAATGCCGCCAACAGCTCCGGTATCCCCCTTTGAAGTCCATCCAGCCAGGAGCGGCGCagccgtctcctcctccccgcaCGGTAGTCTCCACCTGCACGCcccacagcagcagcaggagtTCTGTGTCTCGCCTGCGCCTACACCGGACGACGTTGCTGGTGACGGCACCGTGGCTGCAACCCAATTCCGCCTCGGCCCCGGCACCAGCCCCAACGCTGCCATCGACATGTCCGGGATGGAGGTCCCCGGGCCGGTCTTCCATCCGGACCTCACGCGCAGCCAGGACGTGCAGTCGCCGTCCAATGGGGACGTGCAGAATGACCATGATGAACGGCAACAGCAGCATGTCGTCGTGCCGGGCGATGTAGGGTCTTTCGGGCAACTAGACCAGCCGGCTTACGTGCAGCAGGCTCGCCATCACCAAGTCATACCGGTACCGGATCAGCATGGCCAATTTGGCATTCTGACGCCGGGCCCCGCAATCCCTGATCAGAGTGCAACTGGGACAGCGGAATCTCTCATTGGGCCCAGCGGCTTCGTTCCCATTGATGGCACCACCGCCCCCGGTTGGAGGCCGCACGGTAGTCTCCTTAGTAGTAAATGGGTTATGGATCCTCCGAACCTCGACGAGTGGCGTCAGAAGCTATTTGACGCAGACGGTCTCATCATTCTTACTCACGAACA ATTTGAAGCCTACTTCCCGCACATAGACAACGTCTATTCCCACAGGTCCACACAAACGTATAAGAAGAAGCCCTTCATTTCGCACTACTGGGACTGCCGCCTCAAGGGTCGGCCACCAGGGACTAAGAAGTCGGACGACCCCAACAAGAAGCGCCGCAACCGTGTCTCGCGCAAGCTCAATCTCTGCGACGTCAAAATCAAGATCACAGAGTACTTTCCTGGCGCAACGCTTCACGACGTAGATGATGGCACTTATGGGCCTCTCAATGGGGAGCAGATCCTTAACGGCGCCCACACCGTTCTCGCACCGCCAGGCGAGAGGGATCTGCGGGTCGCGCCCGCCACGTCGAGCAAtctgccggcgccggggcaCAAGTTCTGGACAATTCAGAGGGTGAACGGCCATATTAGCATCAGCGGAACCCCCGGGCCACATCAACATACGCTGGCGAAGAGCGACGAAGTGAAAAGGAATAGTATCCAGCGATATCTGGCCAAGCACAAGAACGAAACTGATCTTGTTAAG AACGCCGGACCTATGAAAGCGACCGGAAAGGCGCATTGGACAGTTAAGAAGCGTGAAAAGGAGAGCGACTTGAGGCTGTATTCAGCGTGTTACTG TCCTTTTTCTCAGCGTGTCTGGATCGCCCTCGAAGCAAAGGGACTTCAGTACCAGTACTGCGAGGAAGACCCGTACAAGGCGCCTGCATCACGGGAGCTGCTGGAGGCCAACCCGCGGGGGACTGTACCTGCTATACGGCAAGGAGATTGGGCTTGCGCGGAAAGCGGTGTCATATTGGAATAT ATAAACTCCCGTCTGGTACCAGCTTTCTACCGCCTTCTCCGCGAACCGGAGCCCGCCCAACAACCACAAAACATCGAGAGACTGcaggaggccatcaaggatctcgtcctcgccgccgatgaggaggggCCCTTTTTCCTTGGAAGCAGTCTGTCTCTCGTCGACGTTCACTTCGCCCCCTTCGCTGTCCGCCTGTCGCGCATTCTGCAATTCCGCTGTGGCTGGACGGCGCCCACGCCGGGGTTACGTTGGGCTAGGTGGTTCGATGCGCTGGAGAACAATGTACACATTCGTGCTACGACGAGCGGGAGGGATGTCTATGCGGAAACCGTTGAGCTCTTACAAATCGCCTTGGATCGTGAGGGACGCTTGAGTTTTTGA
- a CDS encoding Fungal specific transcription factor has product MSSSTPTPPDTNGASSHKRPRSPGADSNGREAATDNNNNNVPKPKRLACMICRKRKLKCDGVRPSCSTCARLGHSCAYDEVRRKSGPKRGYVKALEERLKQVETLLKTQDPPVAPADPSRNTPQNLDATAPNRNQSAPAPTSYSIPNPSSLGIGADHDVDQWRFTGESSPQTQNAAAPPMEDFNFNSNMSMGMNNAGGNFTWEMIGLGLEEPLPPQETIDELHQIYFEKVHPSVPMIHKYRYLAAMNLAPNQRPPVALRYAIWTLACSITEKYLDLKDLFYQRARKYVEGDYIKGYGEHMISVAHAQTHVLLASYEFKMMYFPRAWMNTGSAVRLCQMMGLHRLDGAGLDVKQCLPPPRDWTEREERRRTFWMAFCEDRYASIGTGWPMTVDEKDIMTNLPCSEEAFDMSRPEQTQSLQDCMSPSGAGKLSSFGGIVLMACLFGRNLIHLHRPDVDDRDHDLNGEFWKRHRNMDNILLNTSLCLPSYLKLPIGLGNPNIVFTNMSIHTSTICLHQAAIFKADKNRLPSSVSAESKVRCITAANEIASIMRMISHLDLSAMNPFISFCLYVAARVFVQYLKSRPEDSQTADSLRFLLSAMNALKRRNPLTESFLVQLDVDLEALAIRIPKLKTAFPRSGESPGLKTGGSNGPVCDDPEGVQGIMSYRNECHFMKTVEDDGNLATAPNIVEPEQTSDAAPNSASTGFGGQGWLSAEQGMSYGTNNTHGVPVHGNALTPSSGSIYDKSGSSSGHLTGFGQSESSGDNNISGSTDGDNSNRPTPNSSSSDQRANMAAGGLEGPGQNSFDTSPVTTQQNTNTRGSTDRNASYFNDASAFGIRTGLTPTQRFSMPETPGADFGMSNGWGELQGQPGMTPGAEGVLRSLMNMGPMDAMDLSSWDAAN; this is encoded by the exons ATGTCGTCAAGTACACCCACGCCGCCAGACACGAACGGCGCCAGCTCCCACAAGCGCCCCCGAAGCCCAGGAGCCGATTCAAACGGCAGAGAAGCGGCCACCgacaacaataacaacaatGTGCCTAAACCGAAGCGCCTGGCGTGCATGATCTGCCGGAAGCGCAAGTTGAAGTGCGATGGAGTTAGACCCAGTTGCAGTACCTGCGCCAGGCTTGGCCATTCTTGCGCATACGACGAAGTCCGCAGGAAAAGTGGTCCGAAGCGAGGATATGTCAAGGCTCTCGAGGAACGATTGA AACAAGTCGAGACTCTTCTCAAGACTCAAGACCCTCCAGTGGCACCTGCCGACCCTTCCAGGAACACGCCTCAAAACCTGGATGCTACGGCTCCGAACCGCAACCAAAGCGCTCCTGCACCGACGAGCTACAGCATTCCCaatccttcttctcttggTATTGGAGCTGACCACGACGTGGACCAATGGCGCTTCACCGGCGAATCTTCGCCTCAGACCCAGAATGCCGCCGCTCCGCCCATGGAGGATTTCAATTTCAACTCCAACATGTCGATGGGCATGAACAATGCCGGAGGCAACTTCACCTGGGAGATGATTGGGCTCGGCCTTGAGGAGCCTCTTCCACCCCAGGAAACCATTGATGAGCT CCATCAAATCTATTTTGAAAAGGTCCACCCGTCAGTGCCTATGATCCATAAATACAGATACCTAGCAGCCATGAACCT GGCCCCGAACCAAAGACCCCCAGTTGCACTGAGGTATGCTATATGGACGCTGGCATGTTCCATCACAGAAAAGTATCTTGATCTCAAGGACCTCTTCTACCAAAGAGCCCGGAAATATGTGGAGGGAGACTACATTAAGGGTTATGGCGAGCACATGATCTCGGTAGCTCACGCTCAGACGCATGTGCTCCTAGCCTCCTACGAGTTCAAAATGATGTATTTCCCTCGAGCTTGGATGAACACCGGGTCAGCCGTGCGTCTTTGTCAAAT GATGGGCTTACACCGACTTGATGGAGCTGGTTTGGATGTCAAGCAATGCCTTCCGCCGCCAAGAGACTGGACTGAACGCGAGGAGAGGCGACGTACTTTTTGGATGGCTTTCTGCGAGGACCGTTACGCAAGCATCGGTACCGGGTGGCCCATGACTGTCGATGAGAAGGACATCATGACAAACCTGCCTTGTTCAGAAGAGGCGTTCGACATGAGCCGGCCCGAGCAGACGCAGTCTCTGCAAGACTGCATGAGCCCTTCTGGGGCGGGCAAGCTCTCTTCCTTTGGCGGCATTGTGCTGATGGCATGTCTCTTCGGCCGAAATTTGATTCACCTGCACCGGCCCGATGTTGACGACCGAGATCACGACCTCAACGGCGAGTTCTGGAAGCGGCACCGTAACATGGACAACATCCTTCTTAACACGTCTCTCTGCCTGCCGTCATACCTCAAGCTACCCATTGGCCTGGGCAACCCAAACATCGTCTTTACCAACATGAGCATCCACACGTCGACAATCTGCCTACACCAAGCTGCTATCTTCAAGGCCGACAAGAACAGGCTTCCCTCTTCAGTCAGTGCGGAAAGTAAGGTGCGATGTATTACGGCGGCCAACGAGATTGCGAGCATCATGAGGATGATATCACATTTGGACCTTTCAGCA ATGAATCCGTTCATATCGTTTTGCTTGTACGTGGCGGCAAGGGTCTTCGTTCAGTATCTCAAAAGCCGCCCCGAAGACAGTCAAACAGCCGACTCGCTCAGATTTCTCCTCTCTGCCATGAATGCGCTCAAGAGACGGAACCCTCTTACCGAGTCTTTCCTTGTCCAGCTGGATGTGGATTTGGAAGCTCTTGCGATAAGGATACCAAAACTAAAGACGGCATTCCCGCGAAGCGGTGAAAGC CCGGGTTTGAAGACAGGTGGAAGCAACGGCCCCGTTTGCGACGACCCCGAGGGTGTACAAGGCATCATGTCATACCGCAACGAATGTCACTTCATGAAGACTGTGGAGGATGACGGCAACCTCGCCACGGCCCCAAACATAGTTGAGCCCGAGCAAACCAGCGACGCCGCTCCGAACTCTGCATCAACTGGCTTCGGCGGCCAAGGTTGGCTTTCGGCGGAACAGGGCATGTCATACGGCACGAACAACACACATGGTGTCCCCGTACACGGGAACGCGTTGACACCAAGCTCCGGCTCCATATACGACAAATCTGGCTCAAGCAGCGGGCACCTGACAGGGTTTGGACAGAGCGAAAGCAGCGGCGACAATAACATATCGGGATCAACAGACGGCGACAACTCGAACCGACCGACACCAAATTCAAGTTCGTCTGACCAGCGAGCGAACATGGCGGCAGGAGGTCTCGAAGGACCCGGCCAGAACTCGTTCGACACCAGCCCGGTCACAACGCAACAGAATACCAACACTCGGGGCAGCACTGACAGAAACGCTAGCTACTTCAACGATGCAAGTGCGTTCGGTATTCGGACCGGGCTGACGCCAACTCAGAGATTCTCCATGCCCGAAACACCGGGGGCGGATTTTGGTATGTCGAACGGCTGGGGTGAgctgcaagggcagcctggCATGACGCCTGGAGCTGAGGGAGTGTTGCGGTCACTGATGAACATGGGCCCGATGGACGCCATGGACCTTTCGTCGTGGGATGCAGCAAACTAG
- a CDS encoding WD domain-containing protein has translation MIRARVPEDRRTLVATGSSDKTLRVWNPEKPNVRFSTDLKGHSAPIEKVAFNPVKDAELCSVSNDGVVKFWDVRSKMCINEIKGLGDAFTLVWAPDGQSLVVGNKTDNIFVLSPTQSTPVSSHQQPTQTNQIAFCWSGKKIFLTTGEGRTRILSYPDFKPTFQFGDGDEAREFALNGHTSSCLSAELQPTGRYLATGGSDSIISLWDTTDWVCQRTITSMIGPHSDRGLGFTFDGNFLVGGSDEGPGLDIRHAESGDHIHTFKTAGPCPVVSWAPTKYCLAYSDLGILRIVGVDAEKK, from the exons ATGATCCGAGCTCGAGTTCCAGAGGACAGAC GAACTCTGGTAGCTACAGGATCTTCAGACAAAACCCTCCGTGTTT GGAACCCCGAGAAGCCAAATGTACGGTTCTCGACCGATTTGAAGGGCCATTCGGCCCCCATTGAAAAGGTTGCCTTCAATCCGGTAAAAGATGCCGAGCTGTGCAGTGTCAGCAATGACGGAGTCGTCAAGTTTTGGGATGTTCGATCCAAGATGTGTATCAATGAGATCAAGGGTCTGGGAGACGCCTTCACTCTCGTCTGGGCACCCGACGGTCAATCGTTAGTTGTTGGAAATAAG ACGGACAATATCTTTGTATTGTCGCCGACCCAGTCGACACCTGTGTCATCGCATCAACAGCCGACTCAGACGAATCAGATTGCCTTTTGTTGGAGCGGCAAGAAAATATTTCTCACGACTGGTGAGGGCAGAACCAGGATCTTATCGTATCCGGATTTCAAACCTACCTTCCAGTTCGGTGATGGGGATGAGGCCAGAGAGTTCGCTCTCAATGGTCATACGTCGTCCTGCCTTTCAGCCGAGTTGCAACCAACAGGACGCTACCTCGCTACTGGTGGTTCTGACTCCATCATTTCTTTATGGGACACCACGGATTGGGTTTGCCAGCGGACCATTACTAGCATGATTGGCCCA CATTCTGACCGCGGGCTAGGTTTCACATTTGACGGCAATTTCTTGGTCGGGGGCAGCGACGAAG GCCCTGGGCTGGATATTCGACATGCCGAGTCAGGAGACCATATTCACACATTCAAGACAGCCGGGCCTTGTCCCGTCGTGTCTTGGGCGCCTACAAAGTATTGCCTAGCCTACAGCGATCTAGGCATTCTTCGCATCGTCGGAGTGGACGCTGAGAAGAAGTGA
- a CDS encoding Duf1339 domain protein, giving the protein MYWPIGTPRIFATSSRSGPAFNLVVSQDGLPNPFDNRPTDEPSSYLNAQSQHSQQHDDIELTTPLTPVTPAIQSVDHDDAHGSETARLSPRLNVNIPLKDPVLALRISRPGHLFAVITSTSMTIWQAKPTVILAVVVRSESSLSTYGENVDLLLRPDSAIFVVRTSLGYLITYSLAMDSEAQVYKPYFPSYANIQRRRQNHHGGPGSTAPDQYLWGPGEGQGVRDVSVRFRMVIKVDAGIESALALDDELVVATCKPAAVQCIRWTPDQSGSQTKTEILSRMGWLDKKITVVEMTHDRPMNLSTWITSDGKVYAVQRLHPRDQSQGNSHAVDPKKLFKGHCFHTPSQPEEAAKRAVINARFSLVAVGCADGCIRVYSARDYAGNIPPSHTHTIPVSTSVSGSITTLSYSPDGYCLFAGFENGWATWSVYGKPGSHSFGAHEAIIDANGEKWIAGVGDAVWLGSGSEILITHRQHEAIWALEMARSAVVGNYNAANLMRTVLQTSTNVMIYRGYDLPDLAGISAEPHLWHTTKIPSAYLLHQWPIRHTVVSPDGRYVAVAGRRGLAHYSVNSGRWKTFANEAMENEFQVRGSMCWYQHILVAAVEANKAHELRLYSRETGLDSSQVLHTQPLPAPVVLVTTTGEDSLLVYTYENLLYHFIFAPTGGSIRLVQLGQIAFHGIVRSPARVRGLSWILPDSQLVDGDPSQDVAVASVLFLVDAKLVLLQPSFNSEGNLKYDMKVIAQNVEFHTHLFLPDILRFFLTEGRTVDAVKLSEQYQKLEYFAHALEVLLHKVLDDEVDSGPSPEEAILPRVLSLLSSFKQYLDIVVQCTRKTEVRQWRTLFAYLPPVQELFEESLQRGSLKTAGGYLIILHTLDELGSASEQTVRLLSRAMKEGDWDLCKELARFLAAMDETGDTLREAMEGVNITLRSNEDRSGIMSRLDVPNSRGVNGLGLKYAEQSDEMESEGQSTSDAASFSSDGR; this is encoded by the exons ATGTACTGGCCCATCGGGACCCCCCGAATCTTCGCAACAAGCAGCAGATCTGGTCCTGCTTTCAACCTTGTCGTCTCCCAAGATGGGCTGCCCAATCCCTTTGACAATCGACCGACTGACGAGCCCTCATCGTACCTCAATGCGCAGTCGCAACACTCCCAACAGCACGACGACATAGAGCTCACTACTCCTCTAACACCAGTTACACCCGCCATTCAATCTGTCGACCATGACGATGCCCACGGCTCTGAAACAGCTCGGCTGTCGCCTCGACTGAACGTTAATATTCCCTTGAAAGATCCCGTTCTTGCGTTGCGCATATCCCGCCCCGGTCATCTTTTTGCCGTGATAACCTCAACGTCAATGACGATATGGCAGGCCAAG CCTACAGTGATTCTAGCCGTTGTTGTCCGCTCGGAGTCCTCCCTGTCGACTTACGGCGAAAATGTCGACCTTTTACTTCGCCCCGACTCGGCCATCTTCGTGGTTCGAACAAGCCTAGGCTATCTCATTACATACTCTCTGGCGATGGACTCTGAAGCGCAAGTCTACAAGCCATACTTTCCGAGTTACGCAAATATCCAGCGACGTCGCCAAAACCACCATGGCGGGCCTGGGAGCACGGCTCCGGATCAGTATCTTTGGGGTCCTGGTGAAGGCCAAGGGGTCCGTGACGTGAGCGTTCGCTTCAGGATGGTTATCAAAGTCGACGCCGGCATAGAAAGCGCCCTGGCACTGGATGACGAACTGGTTGTGGCTACGTGCAAACCAGCGGCTGTTCAGTGCATCCGTTGGACCCCGGATCAAAGCGGCAGCCAGACGAAGACAGAGATTCTCAGTCGAATGGGGTGGCTGGATAAGAAGatcaccgtcgtcgagatgacCCATGATCGGCCCATGAACCTATCGACTTGGATCACAAGTGACGGCAAGGTCTATGCAGTCCAGCGTTTGCATCCGCGCGACCAGTCCCAAGGAAACTCACATGCAGTGGACCCCAAGAAGTTATTTAAAGGTCACTGTTTCCACACACCGAGCCAACCGGAAGAAGCCGCCAAAAGAGCCGTCATTAACGCTAGATTCTCCTTGGTTGCTGTTGGATGCGCAGATGGTTGTATTCGTGTCTATTCTGCTCGAGACTATGCCGGCAATATTCCGCCCTCGCATACACACACCATCCCAGTGTCAACGTCTGTTTCTGGCTCAATCACTACTTTGAGCTATTCCCCTGACGGATACTGTCTATTTGCTGGCTTCGAAAACGGCTGGGCTACCTGGAGCGTCTACGGAAAGCCCGGCAGCCATAGTTTCGGCGCGCATGAAGCGATCATTGACGCTAATGGTGAGAAGTGGATCGCTGGTGTAGGGGATGCTGTCTGGCTCGGGAGCGGCTCAGAAATACTCATCACGCATCGTCAGCACGAGGCGATTTGGGCGCTAGAAATGGCCAGGAGTGCAGTGGTCGGCAACTACAACGCAGCGAATCTCATGCGAACGGTATTGCAGACAAGCACAAACGTCATGATATATCGTGGATATGACCTGCCAGACCTGGCGGGTATCTCGGCAGAGCCACATTTATGGCATACGACAAAGATACCCTCGGCTTACCTTCTTCATCAATGGCCGATTCGGCACACTGTCGTTTCACCGGACGGACGGTATGTTGCTGTGGCTGGACGCCGAGGTCTGGCTCACTACAGCGTCAACAGTGGCCGGTGGAAGACATTCGCCAACGAGGCCATGGAAAATGAGTTTCAGGTCAGAGGCAGCATGTGTTGGTACCAGCACATTCTGGTGGCTGCGGTAGAGGCCAACAAGGCGCATGAACTTCGCCTCTACTCTAGAGAGACGGGCCTCGACAGCTCTCAAGTGCTACACACTCAGCCGTTACCGGCAccggtggtgttggtgaccACAACAGGGGAGGATTCCTTGCTTGTTTACACATACGAGAATCTTCTTTACCACTTCATCTTCGCGCCTACGGGCGGTTCGATTAGGCTGGTTCAGCTGGGACAGATTGCGTTCCACGGAATAGTTCGATCGCCCGCTAGAGTCCGTGGACTGAGCTGGATTTTGCCAGATAGTCaactcgtcgacggcgatccGTCGCAAGATGTCGCTGTTGCGTCGGTCTTGTTTCTGGTTGATGCCAAACTGGTGTTGCTTCAGCCCTCGTTTAACAGCGAGGGAAACCTGAAATACGACATGAAAGTCATTGCTCAAAACGTGGAATTTCAT ACACATCTGTTTCTACCCGATATCTTGCGCTTCTTTCTGACTGAGGGCAGGACGGTAGACGCGGTCAAGCTGTCGGAACAGTATCAGAAGTTAGAGTACTTCGCGCATGCCCTAGAGGTCTTGCTTCACAAGGTTCTGGACGACGAAGTGGATTCTGGACCGAGCCCGGAGGAGGCGATCCTGCCACGAGTTCTGTCGCTGCTGTCGTCTTTCAAACAGTACCTAGACATTGTGGTACAGTGTACAAGGAAGACCGAGGTGAGGCAGTGGCGGACGCTGTTTGCATACCTCCCACCGGTGCAAGAGCTGTTTGAAGAGTCGCTTCAGCGAGGCTCCCTCAAGACCGCTGGTGGCTATCTCATCATATTACACACACTGGACGAGCTGGGGTCTGCTTCGGAGCAAACAGTGCGATTGTTGTCGAGAGCAATGAAGGAGGGGGATTGGGATTTGTGCAAGGAACTGGCACGTTTCTTAGCGGCCATGGATGAGACGGGCGACACACTGCGCGAGGCTATGGAGGGAGTGAATATTACACTGAGGAGCAACGAGGACCGGTCTGGGATCATGAGTCGGCTTGATGTCCCAAACAGTAGAGGTGTCAACGGTCTGGGCCTGAAGTATGCAGAACAAAGCGACGAAATGGAGTCGGAGGGCCAATCCACCAGCGATGCTGCAAGCTTCAGTTCTGATGGTCGCTAG
- a CDS encoding Argininosuccinate lyase: MAEKKTDAPATNMLWGGRFTGSIVPGQKLQIQYTDLAMPAIGGIDPLMHKYNASIRFDKALYKEDILGSIAFARANSKVGIITNNEFETIERGLLEVMEEWKQGTFAIMPNDEDIHTANERRLGELVGKDTAGKLHTGRSRNEQVVCDMRMWLRDRIRDIDGQLVAFLQVLAKRAEAEIDYLMPGYTHLQRAQPVRWGQWIMSHATSFKQDLERLRQVFERVNLSPLGCGALAGNVFGIDRDAIAAELGFSGITLNSMNTSGDRDFIIEFLNWNSMLTSHLSRWAEDLILYSTSEFGFCRLADLYSTGSSLMPNKKNADSLELLRGKSGRAFGQMAGLMMSVKGLPTCYNKDLQEGWEPMLDSVQTALDSLGIANGVFATMTVRPERMLAALDKTMLATDVAEWLVRNGCPFREAHHISGRIVALSESTETPMDKLSLEQLQAIDCRFTADIIKAFEYESSVEAKSVRGGTSRSAVLQQIQELYAILD, translated from the exons ATGGCTGAAAAGAAGACGGACGCCCCGGCAACCAATATGCTCTGGGGTGGCAGGTTTACAGGTTCGATTGTCCCCGGACAGAAGCTTCAGATCCAGTATACTGACCTTGCGATGCCTGCTATAGGTGGGATTGATCCGCTCATGCACAAGTACAATGCCTCTATCCGATTCGATAAGGCTCTCTATAAAGAGGATATTCTTGGATCGATCGCTTTCGCTAGGGCTAACTCGAAGGTTGGTATTATTACCAATAACGAATTTGAGACGATTGAGCGTGGCCTGCTCGAAGTGATGGAAGAATGGAAGCAGGGAACCTTCGCTATTATGCCAAACGACGAAGAT ATCCATACTGCAAATGAGCGTCGATTGGGAGAGCTTGTCGGAAAGGACACCGCTGGCAAGCTACATACCGGTCGTAGCCGTAATGAGCAGGTCGTCTGTGATATGCGTATGTGGCTACGTGACCGCATCCGTGACATCGACGGCCAACTCGTTGCTTTCCTTCAAGTCCTCGCCAAACGCGCTGAGGCTGAAAT CGACTACCTCATGCCCGGCTACACCCACTTGCAACGTGCGCAGCCAGTTCGCTGGGGCCAGTGGATAATGTCACATGCTACTTCGTTCAAGCAGGATCTCGAGCGATTGCGCCAGGTCTTTGAAAGAGTCAACCTTAGCCCACTTGGTTGTGGCGCATTAGCTGGCAATGTGTTTGGCATTGATCGAGACGCAATAGCTGCAGAGCTTGGTTTTAGCGGAATCACTCTGAACTCCATGAACACTTCAGGCGACCGCGACTTCATTATTGAGTTCCTAAACTGGAACTCAATGCTCACCAGCCATCTCAGCAGGTGGGCTGAAGATCTCATATTATACTCTACTTCTGAGTTTGGGTTTTGTCGTTTGGCAGATCTTTACAGTACCGGCAGCAG TTTAATGCCGAACAAGAAGAACGCTGACAGTTTGGAACTCTTGCGCGGCAAGTCAGGCCGTGCTTTCGGTCAAATGGCTGGACTGATGATG AGCGTGAAAGGCTTGCCAACTTGCTACAACAAGGACCTTCAGGAGGGATGGGAACCCATGCTGGATTCAGTTCAAACTGCTTTGGACAGTCTAGGCATTGCCAACGGGGTTTTCGCCACTATGACTGTGCGGCCTGAGCGGATGTTAGCTGCTCTTGATAAGACGATGCTTGCTACTGATGTTGCAGAGTGGCTAGTGCGAAATGGATGTCCTTTCAGGGAAGCTCATCATATTTCTGGACGCATTGTTGCATTATCGGAATCCACGGAAACCCCAATGGATAAGCTATCCTTGGAGCAACTGCAAGCTATTGATTGTCGATTTACAGCCGATATTATCAAGGCATTCGAATACGAGTCGAGTGTTGAGGCAAAATCGGTCAGGGGCGGTACTAGTCGATCAGCTGTGCTGCAGCAGATTCAAGAACTCTATGCTATCTTAGATTAG
- a CDS encoding Casein kinase II subunit beta-2: MMDDFVSESDSDYTSYWRDWFISSRGNEYFCEIDEDYLTDRFNLTGLNTEVQYYQYALDLITDVFDLDCDDEMRETIEKSARHLYGLVHARFIVTTRGLAKMLEKYKKADFGKCPRVMCHSHPLLPMGLADIPNMKPVKLYCARCEDIYNPKSSRHAAIDGAYFGTSFHNIIFQAYPALIPTKSAERYVPRVYGFKVHAPAALIRWQHQKKDTMRRRLRKMEVDSGFRDEDVLEEEEEEDDVEFEGIETARPAGADEGVAMT; this comes from the exons ATGATGGACGACTTCGTCAGCGAGTCGGATAGCGACTACACAAGCTACTGGCGAGACTGG TTCATCTCCTCGCGGGGCAACGAGTACTTCTGCGAGATTGACGAAGATTACCTTACTGACCGGTTCAACCTGACTGGGTTGAACACGGAAGTACAATACTACCAATACGCCCTTGACCTCATCACCGACGTTTTCGACCTGGATTGCGACGATGAGATGAGGGAGACGATTGAGAAGTCCGCGAGGCACTTGTACGGTCTGGTACACGCCCGCTTCATTGTCACGACGAGAGGCCTTGCGAAGATG CTCGAAAAGTACAAAAAGGCCGACTTTGGCAAATGCCCCCGCGTCATGTGCCACTCGCATCCGCTCCTACCTATGGGCCTCGCCGACATCCCAAATATGAAGCCCGTCAAACTCTACTGCGCCCGCTGCGAGGACATCTATAACCCCAAGTCTTCGCGtcacgccgccatcgacggcgcTTACTTTGGCACCTCGTTCCACAACATCATCTTCCAGGCCTACCCGGCCCTTATCCCTACCAAGAGCGCCGAGCGCTACGTCCCGCGCGTCTACGGCTTCAAGGTCCACGCTCCAGCCGCCCTCATCCGGTGGCAGCACCAGAAGAAGGATACGATGCGCCGCCGTCTACGCAAGATGGAGGTTGACAGCGGCTTCCGCGATGAGGACGtccttgaggaggaggaggaggaggatgacgttGAGTTTGAGGGCATAGAGACTGCCCGCCCGGCCGGTGCCGATGAGGGCGTGGCTATGACGTGA